One stretch of Maylandia zebra isolate NMK-2024a linkage group LG13, Mzebra_GT3a, whole genome shotgun sequence DNA includes these proteins:
- the LOC101487645 gene encoding glutathione S-transferase omega-1, with product MSAEKCLAKGSAAPGPVPEDYIRVYSMRFCPFAQRTRLVLKAKGIKYETINVHLKEKPDWYLKKNPLGLVPTLETPAGEVIYESPITCEYLDEVYPEKKLLPSSPFAKAQQKMMLEHFSKVIPYFYKIPMDKKKGEDVSGLEAELKEKFAKLNEDLVNKKTKFFGGDSITMIDYMMWPWFERVEAYQVKQFLDGTPELKKWTELMLQDSAVKALMFSPDAHKAFFKTFLDGNPDFDYGL from the exons ATGTCTGCTGAAAAGTGTCTCGCTAAAG GTAGCGCTGCCCCTGGCCCAGTCCCTGAAGACTACATCAGGGTTTACAGCATGAGGTTCTGCCCTTTTGCCCAAAGGACCAGACTGGTGCTCAAAGCCAAAGGAATCAA ataCGAAACCATAAATgtccacctgaaagaaaaacccGATTGGTATCTTAAGAAGAATCCTCTTGGTCTTGTCCCAACGCTTGAGACACCTGCTGGTGAGGTGATATACGAGTCACCCATCACCTGTGAATACCTGGATGAAGTTTACCCTGAAAAGAAGCTGCTTCCCTCCTCTCCCTTTGCTAAGGCTCAACAAAAGATGATGCTGGAGCACTTTTCCAAA GTGATACCGTACTTCTACAAGATCCCAATGGATAAAAAGAAGGGAGAGGATGTCTCCGGACTGGAAGCTGAACTGAAAGAAAAGTTTGCAAAGTTAAACGAG GACCTCGTTAACAAGAAGACCAAGTTCTTTGGTGGCGATTCTATAACAATGATCGACTACATGATGTGGCCGTGGTTTGAGAGGGTAGAAGCGTATCAGGTCAAACA GTTTTTGGATGGCACACCTGAACTGAAGAAGTGGACAGAACTCATGTTGCAGGACTCGGCTGTCAAAGCCCTCATGTTCAGCCCAGACGCCCACAAGGCCTTCTTCAAGACCTTCCTTGATGGAAACCCAGACTTTGACTATGGCCTGTAG
- the itprip gene encoding inositol 1,4,5-trisphosphate receptor-interacting protein, producing MQGAIARLCVVVAAAILNHPSLFPHENTTLPDQDEELIARMREHEARLEMEKAKLEKELSQMDSKQEETSLQEGYSWYFWSTVSFIIFFTIEMCRVDLADGEVRQVEEEEVFSESGSINPRMMVLDKDILSNFCDKCTYTSAHENWRVREFVEGFADDLLESLRSVCNRDTDMEVGDFVGIGSMFESWKFCKPLTCDLIVPFSPPDPHSFQYHLWCSSSSDIPPDMQGSGKIKVTTPGENSGGCLCGSANLGEDMLCLLHGRNDTPKVSLSPDELLCSRDTNCLAKDQVMKWFQISVTKAWGRISHKYDFDVTFRSLDAAGALKIRFPSGKIIVMNIIPVVQLEDTDAYFVSHFPSDVDSFPDPYWPLSVAVYERNLLKHFSKRLPKHSCHLHCLQIVTFLHKKQSGLTGKSALTNYHLKTALLHLLLSKKTITWSIESMQHRVQDLLSFVQRSLQEKRLNHVMFGNTKVPEEVQVPEMIRRAEPINLFRTLVLQRELYAATVRHFQEMLRNAPVLIQEYTPYLSNGGLHHSLDESL from the coding sequence ATGCAGGGGGCCATTGCACGGCTGTGCGTGGTGGTGGCTGCTGCCATATTAAACCATCCCTCGCTCTTTCCGCATGAAAACACCACACTCCCGGATCAGGATGAGGAGCTGATCGCTCGAATGCGGGAGCATGAGGCAAGACTGGAAATGGAGAAGGCCAAGTTGGAGAAAGAGCTTTCACAGATGGACTCAAAGCAGGAAGAGACCAGCTTGCAGGAAGGTTATAGTTGGTACTTCTGGAGCACGGTGTCTTTTATAATATTCTTCACCATCGAGATGTGCAGGGTGGATCTGGCTGATGGAGAAGTCCGGCAAGTTGAGGAGGAAGAGGTTTTTTCAGAGAGTGGTTCCATCAACCCCAGGATGATGGTACTGGATAAGGACATCCTGAGTAACTTCTGTGATAAATGCACCTACACTTCAGCACATGAAAACTGGAGGGTGAGGGAGTTTGTCGAGGGTTTTGCAGATGACTTGCTCGAGTCACTCAGGAGCGTGTGCAACAGGGACACAGACATGGAAGTCGGGGACTTTGTTGGCATTGGAAGCATGTTTGAGTCCTGGAAGTTTTGCAAACCGCTCACATGTGACCTCATCGTGCCTTTCTCACCTCCAGATCCGCACTCCTTTCAGTACCACCTGTGGTGCAGCTCCTCCAGTGACATACCTCCTGATATGCAGGGCAGTGGGAAGATAAAGGTGACCACACCTGGGGAGAATAGTGGGGGCTGTCTCTGTGGCTCTGCTAACCTCGGAGAGGACATGCTTTGTCTGCTGCATGGCAGAAATGACACACCCAAAGTCAGTCTCAGTCCTGATGAACTGCTGTGCTCCAGAGACACAAACTGCTTGGCGAAAGACCAAGTCATGAAGTGGTTTCAGATCTCTGTAACCAAAGCGTGGGGACGCATCTCTCACAAATATGACTTTGATGTTACCTTTCGCAGCCTGGATGCTGCCGGTGCGCTGAAGATCCGATTCCCGTCAGGAAAAATCATCGTAATGAACATCATTCCGGTGGTCCAGCTTGAGGATACAGATGCTTATTTTGTCTCGCACTTTCCATCGGATGTTGACAGCTTCCCAGACCCATACTGGCCCCTATCTGTTGCTGTCTACGAGAGGAATTTGCTGAAACATTTTTCTAAACGCCTACCAAAACATTCCTGTCATTTACACTGCCTCCAGATTGTTACTTTCTTACACAAAAAGCAATCAGGGCTAACTGGAAAAAGTGCCCTTACAAACTATCACTTAAAGACTGCTCTGTTGCACTTGTTGCTGAGTAAAAAGACCATCACGTGGAGCATTGAGAGTATGCAGCACAGGGTCCAGGACTTGCTCAGCTTTGTGCAGAGGAGCCTGCAGGAGAAAAGACTTAACCATGTCATGTTTGGCAACACTAAAGTGCCAGAAGAGGTCCAGGTTCCTGAGATGATTCGCAGAGCAGAGCCCATCAACCTGTTCAGGACACTGGTGCTGCAGAGGGAGCTTTATGCAGCAACAGTCAGGCATTTTCAGGAGATGCTGAGAAATGCACCTGTGCTCATACAGGAGTATACACCGTACTTATCAAACGGAGGTTTACATCACAGCCTGGATGAAAGTTTATAG
- the fas gene encoding tumor necrosis factor receptor superfamily member 6 gives MATKFSLWFSSCVWLAVSLCVCFASSQRHRSVNGASRIRREPKCLDGTYNFTNWSCCNCPVGQRVIEHCTNGNKMNGKCEICERDTYNSEPSDRETCHRCTSCAQANANLEVEEECTAGRDTKCRCKEDHFCSSESCTICHPCKKCGIGGVKEACTANSDAVCNGNGGAIAGIIILFLVFPGAVVGIIWIAKRKQKKEDEKSKEKLIRRLSDVDIVPHLPDIARELGWKNARTLALHTGISVVTTESYEMEYRNDAEERTLQLLFKWVEKEGKQASKKLIENLVDMKQKKKATQIRDILLKHSSPSNNPVNNC, from the exons ATGGCGACGAAGTTTTCACTGTGGTTTAGTTCCTGTGTTTGGCTCGCTGTGTCACT aTGCGTTTGCTTTGCCTCGTCCCAGCGCCACAGGTCAGTTAATGGGGCATCCCGCATCAGAAGAGAGCCGAAATGTTTGGATGGCACCTACAACTTTACAAACTGGAGCTGTTGTAACTGCCCTGTTG GACAGCGAGTAATAGAGCATTGCACTAATGGCAATAAAATGAATGGAAAATGTGAAATCTGCGAGAGGGACACATACAACAGTGAGCCTAGTGACCGGGAGACCTGTCACCGCTGCACCTCCTGCGCACAGGCAAATG CTAATTTAGAAGTAGAAGAAGAGTGCACTGCTGGTAGGGACACCAAGTGTCGATGCAAGGAAGATCACTTCTGCAGCAGTGAAAGTTGCACAATCTGCCATCCATGTAAAAA ATGTGGAATTGGTGGTGTTAAAGAAGCCTGTACAGCCAACAGTGATGCAGTCTGCAATGGAAATGGTGGAG CTATTGCTGGAATTATTATTCTATTCCTTGTTTTTCCTGGAGCCGTTGTAGGAATAATCTGGATAGCGA agagaaaacaaaagaaagaggatgaaaaaagcaaagag AAGCTCATCCGTCGTCTTTCAG atgttgACATTGTTCCTCACCTGCCTGATATTGCAAGGGAGCTTGGATGGAAAAATGCAAGAACCCTAGCTCTCCACACTGGGATAAGTGTGGTTACTACTGAATCTTATGAAATGGAGTATCGAAATGATGCTGAGGAGCGAACGCTGCAGCTGCTGTTTAAGTGGGTGGAGAAGGAAGGCAAACAGGCTTCAAAGAAACTTATCGAAAACCTTGTGGAtatgaaacaaaagaaaaaagcgaCACAGATCAGAGACATATTGTTAAAACATAGTTCACCATCAAACAATCCTGTAAATAACTGCTGA